The DNA window GCAGAATAGCTTTAAGCTTACAGGAAAGGgtagaaatttgacgaaatctGAATGTGGTTCCAGTAAGCCTGTCATGGCAGTTAAAAGAAAAGATTCTTCTAATGATAGTGCTGCTAGTGATGGATCTTcagaggatgatgatgatgacgaagCTCATTTACCTATTCTTTCACTTAGGCAGAAGTCTCGCATCACCAAGTCTTCTGATGAAGCAATCAGGTTGCCTGGGAAAAATGGTGTTTTGAAGGTAACGGCGAGTAAGAAGAAACTCGATAAGCCACATAAAGGAAAAAGCTCTGAAACAGTTAAAGAATCCAGAAAAGAGAAGAATCATCAGAAACCAAAAGAAGAAAGTCCTCGTGGCCGTGGATCTTCTAGACTCAAAACTTCATCTTCTCAAAAGACTCCACCAATTCTTGCTGGAAAGCAAAAGCGTGGTAGGGCAACAGAGAAACAGTTGCTACGGGAGAAGATAAAACATATGCTTATTGAAGCTGGCTGGACGATTGATTATAGACCCAGAAAAGATAGAGACTATTTAGACTCTGTATATATTAATCCTTCAGGAACAGGTTTTTGGTCAATCACAAAAGCATACGATGCACTTCAAAAGCAGTCAGTGGAGGAAGATGATGTAAAAATAAAACCTGGGGGTAACTCTGATGGATTCACTCCATTGCCAAATGAGTTGATTAATAAATTGACTAGGCAAACCCGTAAAAAgattgaaaagaaaatgaagaatagCTCAGATGATGACAATGAGGACGGAGATGATGAGAAGAAAGAGATCTCTGATTCAATACAAAGAAGGAAAAACAGAAAAATCGGAAGATGTACTTTGCTGGCTCGTTCTTCTGACGAGCACCGAACCTCAGAAAGCGATAATTACATCCCTTACAGAGGAAAACGCACTGTTTTGCTATGGCTGGTTGATTCGGGAACAGTTAAATTGAGTGAGAAAGTAACATACATGAACCGTAGGCATACAAAAGTGATGTTAGAAGGTTGGATTGCCAAAGATGGTATCCATTGTAGTTGCTGTAGCAAGATTCTTTCTGTTACGAAATTCGAGATTCACGCAGGAAACAAACTGCGACAGCCATTCCAAAACATATTTCTTGAATCGGGTTCTTCACTTCTGCAATGTCAGATCGATGCTTGGAATAGGCAAGATGAGTCTAAACGAAAAGGTTTCCACACTGTCCACACTGATAGCGATGATCCAAACGACGATACTTGTGGTCTTTGTGGCGACGGTGGAGATTTAATTTGTTGCGATGGTTGTCCATCCACATTTCACCAAAATTGCTTAGGGTTGAAGGTATTATTCAAATGATTTAGAAATTTTGCAAActgtttatgaatttgaattgGAACTGAGCTAATGTTTCTGATTTCTATTACGATTTTAGATGCTTCCGGATGGCGATTGGCATTGTCTGAATTGCACATGTAAGTTTTGTGGTATTCTCAGTGAGAATATCCCTGAAGCCGATTCAACAAGTGCGCTTCTTAGGTGTAATCTGTGTGAGAAAAGATGTaagtctctctctctctcttttgtAATTacttaggtcttgtttgatcttgggttatttgataACTggtagtttattttaaaataaccttgtttggtGTAGGTTATTGAAAGTTGGGTTGTTTGGGCACAGACATTAGGAGtatacacaatttttttttaacatagatgatattttggtattttgattgACTGATGGAATAgtgagttatttgagattaaattcaaataatccagATTGAACAAGGCCTTATAGTATTTGATTCTTTTATCTGCAAGAATCTTTCTATTCTAAACTCTGCTGTTGTCATCAGATCATGAATCATGCAGCGAGGGAATTACTGACTCAACCATGTCTTTCTGTGGGAAGGATTGCAAACGGGTAGGTTACTGGCTAGATGAATGATTATTTTGGAAGAAATTATCCCCagatacaaaaaaataaaataatccgGAGCAGTTTCCAGATACAGTAACAAAAGTTTTTCCAAATGGGGTAGGATTCCAACATGATATGGGATCCTTGTTGATTAGGAAATTTGTGCTTGTGCAGATATTTGACCGTATGGAGAAGCTTCTTGGGGTCAAACATGAACTTGAAGAAAGGTTTTCGTGGTCTTTAATTCGTAGATCCGACTTACTAGACATAGATGAACGAAACTCTGGTTATTCGAACAAGGTGGAAAGCAATTCTAAGCTGGCTGTTGCTCTCTCTGTAATGGATGAGTGTTTTTTGCCAATTGTTGACAGGAGGAGTGGGTTTAATATGATTCACAACGTTCTTTATAATTGTGGGTAGGGCTGCACTGCAACTATTTTCTCTATCTCtctgtttctttctttctattgATTGAAGTCTTCTCCCCCCTTGTGCAGATCTAATTTCAGCCGATTGAATTACAGTGGATTCTACACTGTCATTTTGGAGAAGGGTGATGAAATTATTGCTGCTGCATCCATCAGGTATAACAATAATGCTGACAGACTATTGTATTGCGATTTTTTGTATTTTCCGCTACTTATTATTACTTTCTTGTTCAGGATACACGGGACTCAACTAGCTGAGATGCCATTCATAGGGACACGTCATTTATACAGGCGTCAAGGGATGTGTCGTAGGCTCCTTGGTGCCATTGAATCGGTATTTTGGTGATAAAAAATATCACTCTATTAAGAGTTTTCTTTTGTTGAAAAAGATATATTAGCATGAATCAGACAAACAAATTCACACATACAACATTTCAAAATGAAAACGACCTAATTCTGCAAAACCACTCAAAAGACATGTGATTTTTGTTGAGCTACTTTATTGAATGGATTTCCTTCTCCCTGATTATTCCAGGTTCTTCGATCAGTCAAAGTGAATAGATTGGTTATTCCTGCTATATCGGAGCACATGCATACGTGGAAAGTGGCTTTTGGTTTCAGTCGACTCAACAACCCTCAGAAACAGGAGATGAAGTTGCTGAATATGTTGGTCTTTCCTGGTATAGATATGTTACAGAAGCCTCTTCTGGAGAACACGTCGAATATTGAAGgtccattttataaatttatttattttaacaagaAAACAGTTTTAGTATGCCCTTATTTTACTAACAATCAAAATATGTAGATTCATCAGTTGGACAAGAAATTCCCGAATGTGATGATGATGAGATCAACGATAAAGCTTCAACTGAGGATTCCATTATGCAAGATGCAGTTATTCCCTCCAGCGACAATCTTGGATTAAGTGACACTACTGAATCACGAAGCGAAGAAGCTAAAGCTGTTTTGGTTGAGTCCACTTCTTGTCCTTCAGAAGCTCCTGTCCCAATTTCTGACACTGTAGCAACACACACGAAAGAAAATGGTACCGAAAAACTTGAAACAGCTGGTGCCGAGATTTTTGCAACGGAAATTGAAAGCCCTGAGGATTCTATTTTGCAAGAGGCAGTTATTCCCTCCAGCGACAATCTTGGATTAAGTGATACTACTGAATCGCCAAGACAGGTCACTGTTAACGAAGAAGCTAAAGCTGTTTTGGCTGAGTCCATTTCTTGTCCTTCAGAAGCTCCTATCCCAGTTTCTGAAACTGTAGCAACACACACGAAAGAAAATGGCACCAAAAAACTTGAAACAGCTGGTGCCGAGATTTTTGCAACGGAAATTGAAAGCCCTGAGGAATCTATTTTGCAAGAGGCAGTTGTTCCCTCCAGCGACAATCTTGGATTAAGTGATATTACTGAATCACCAAGACAGGTCACTGTTAATGAAGAAGCTAAAGCTGTTTTGGTTGAGGCCATTTCTTGTCCTTCAGAAGCTCCTGTCCCAGTTTCTGAATCCGTAGCAACACACATGAAAGAAAATAGCACCGAAAAACTTGAAACTGCTGGCGACGAGATTTTTGCAACGGTAATTGAAAGCCCTGAGGATTCTATTATGCAAGAAGCAGTTATTCCCTCCAGCGAAAATCTTGGATTAAGTGACGCTACTGAATCGCCCAGCCAGGTCACTGCTAATGAAAAAGCTAAAGCTGTTTTGGTTGAGTCCATTTCTTCTCCTTCAGAAGCTCCTATCCCAGTTTCTGAAACCTTAGCAACACACACGAAGGAAAATGGCACCGAAAAACTTGAAACTGCTGGCGACGAGATTTTTGCACCGGAAATTGAAAGTCCTGAGGATTCCATTATGCAAGAAGCATCCAGCGACAATCTTGGATTAAGTGACACTACTGAATTGCGAAGCCAGGTCACTGTTAATGAAAAAGCTAAAGCTGTTTTGGTCGAGTCCATTTCTTGTCCTTCAGAAGCTCCTGTCCCAGTTTCTGAAACCGGAGCAACACACACGAAAGAAAATGGCACAGAAAAACTTGAAACTGCTGGCGACGAGATTTTTGCAACAGAAATTAGAATCCCTGAGGATTCCATTATGCAAGATGCAGTTATTCCCTCCAGCGACAATCTTGGATTAAGTGACACTACTGAATTGCGAAGCCAGGTCACtgttaatgaagaagaagttgtttTGGTTGAGTCCATTTCTTGTCCTTCAGAAGCTCCTGTTCCAGTTTCTGAAACCGTAGCAGCACACACGAAAGAAAATGGCGCAGAAAAACATGAAACTGGTGGCGACGAGAATTTTGCAACAGAAAATGAAAGCCAAAGAGTTATTGACGTTGCTTCTTCAGATACAAAACTTGTGCCAGTGGATTCCGACGACACACGTGAAAACGTCTTGGTTGAAGATTCTTCCACAAGTGGGAATGGAAATCAAGTGTCAATTCAAGACACAATTGGAGTTTCTGTTTCGCCTCACCATAAAACCGAGGAGAACAGTTCTGACTGTATCTCTGAGTTGAATCAAACTGTAGCTTGCAAACTTCCTTTGATTAATGGTGTTGTTTCCACAGGTGGTGAAATCAAAGATCATGAATTAAGTTCAAAGGAAACAATGGAAAAACTTTCTCTTGATTGCATCAGTAACGAAGTTGATAGTACAATCGAGATGACAAATACATCAAGTGCCCCATCAGGAACCATGTCTTCCAACTAGAATTCAAATTCCTCGACCAGAAAACACAGGAAGACCCTCGCACATCGATTAGCAAATCAAATGGAGGGATAGACCAGAAAACTCAAGGAAGACTCAAAATCAAATGGAGGGTTGAGCATCTAGACAAATATGGTTGCTTTTGATGTGGGTTTTCTTCTGTACataatttttcatcaaaatttgCAATCTTGTAGTGGACAAAGTGCTTAAAGGTGGTGTTTTGATAGGATTTTCTACCATGTTCAGAACTGTCTTAAATGTTGTTAGTTTCTGGGTTTGAATAGTTTGATGGATTTAGATGGTTAATGGTTTTAAGATTCGATTTTCACTAAAAAACGCAAAGAATTTAATAtcgttttaaattaattattattttttcttaaaaatatattatttaaaaagaatatagtAGACAGAACCCGGTTCAAACCATTAAGGAATTTATTGTACTTGCCATAGATTCCTGGGCTACTTAGCATTAAGGAATATAACCAACCGgattcatgcatatatataataaataatctcACATTCGAGTGAAATGAGGGTTTTAAGGAATTGGGTACTGGGCAGCTCTTCTAGGTTATGCGGGGAGGGCGATTTTACAAGCTGATAACAACATAAATGGTAGCTAAACGGAGAAATCTGGACTGAGGAACGCACGCAATCGATTATCTTTCAGCTACCCAGGTGTTCTATCTTCGCGTCTCACCTCTCAGAATGATCTAAAGTTCGATACGGTCATGCATTTACAATCCTTAGACGTTCTTACTGCCATAACTTCTCTCCCGATATCTAGCTCTGAAAATAAGGTATGACGCATGTGGGTTTTCAGGACTTAGTTTCTTCATTCGTGTACGCAGTTGTATTTGTTTCAACTTTAGTATATTctgttttccttttccttttcctttagGCTTTTGTTATTACGTTCTTTATTTAAGACTGATAGGGTATTGATTTTGTATTAGACTGATAGGATCCGTTTGTTGGGGGTTATTTAAGACTGTTAGGACTGATTGTTTCGGTTTGATTTCACTATGTTTATGCTTGTTGTCGCTGTGCTTAATCGACCATTTATCAACAAGTAACCAATCGAATAAAgttctttcttttttgaaaaaatggtACATTCTGTTTTGTATATGGGTATAATTTCTTGTTTGTGTTCGATTTGATTATTTGTCTTAATCATTTGTTTATTCCATGCCAACCATTCACAATAGGAGTTGTTCACTGACCTCGAGCACTTTAAGGAGGACTCAAAATTTGGGATGGAAATTGATAACCCGAATCATATTGATGAAAACATGGTGAAGAACGAGTTAAATCTATATCCAGTTTCTGCTAATAATTCAGGTCAGGGTCTTCCATATGCTCCTGTAGATTGGCCTGAATCGGGTGATGTGTGGGCTTGGAAGGTTGGAAAAAGAATTTCCGGGTCTGGGTATTTCCTGGATAGGTATCTCTATATTCCTAAACGTCTTAAGTCATCCTCCAGTAAAAAGCGCAGTTTTGCAAGTAAGCTTTCAGTAAAAGAGTTCATCATGGAAAGATTCCCCGATGCAAATGTCGATAcatttttttcatcatttaGTTGGAAGATTCCATCTCACAATTGGTCAGCCACAAAAGGTGAGTTCTAACATTGAACCATCTGTTAATATCTTTCGAGATTGAATTCAGTTTTGGATAGGTATTTGGTTGATGTCGTAAACTCTTTTCAATGTCTTAGGCATATCAGATCGTCTTATGCTTATTAAACCAGCTTTTGTATCATTCTTTGATTTCATTGTGTATGTGTagtgataatatatttttctttgaatACAGAAGATGAAGAGGAGATTTCATTTGTAAGTATTTCATCTGATGAGATGCCAGAACAGTCTGATCCCGATTCCCAATCTGTTATACTCAGATGTAAGGCAGGCAATAAAATGTGCATCAGTCTGGTTGAAAAAACAAGTCCCTCTGCAGAAGTGATGATTTGTCATCTTTGTTGCAGCGAACCAAGTTTTTGCACAGATTGTTGCTGTATACTTTGTTCTAGAACTATTAAAACCATCAATGGAGACTTGAGCTACATTAGATGTGAGGCTGCGGCAAGTGAAAACTATATATGCGGTCATATTGCTCATGTGAATTGTGCTCTCCAATCATTCATGGCTGGTACGGTTGGAGGAATAATTGGTTTGGATGCAGAATATTATTGTCGCCGTTGTGATGCAAGGACCGATCTGGTTCCCCATGTCAGAAAGCTAATTAAGGCCTGCCAGTCTAACTCTTCTAAGGATGATGTTGAGAGGTCGTTAAACATGTGTACAGGAATTTTACGTGGTTCAAAGAGAACAGAAGCTAAGAAGCTGTTGAGTAGTGTTGAAGTTGTCACGAGAAAGGTAATAGATGTAGTATTGAAGTGTAATAGAGTTTTTAAACTTGGCCGTCTGAACCCATCTTATGATTCATGTCATATTTGTGGCAGCTTAAGAATGGAGCGCAActtgaagaagtttggaaagtAGAAGACACCGCAACTTCTGTCGCTGGTAAAATTTTAAGTACACTTGCTTGATATTTCTACACTTCAAGGCATGTTTGATGAGGgttttgagattattttaaaataatccctattttttgttaattataacCCATTATTCAGTCAACAATctactcatcaatcacatcatttaaatcatcaaccaaataCCCCCTCTACATTCATACAAAAAACGtgattttcaataacctacTTCAAACAAGGCCCAAGTTGCAAAGtctacatttttttcttttcatttggaTAAAAGTAGTTTTGTCCATTTTAGTTGTTAATTTGGGGCTTGTGTGATgtgtgggttatttggattaaatccaaataatctGATGTCTCATcaaattactaattaaaatacaaaactagcatttaaaaaaataagagaaaaaataaacttaggGTATTTTGGTAT is part of the Impatiens glandulifera chromosome 1, dImpGla2.1, whole genome shotgun sequence genome and encodes:
- the LOC124922650 gene encoding uncharacterized protein LOC124922650 isoform X2 gives rise to the protein MDEGMRSSGGSVKKKKMNSKKGGSSNLSRSAKKSYTRKEKKPRVVSSDSESSQEELASSTPGKFRNNVTDDSDSGQNCEAVSDRKRRLDVFEFDEYDVSDVKKMRKEKNLQNSFKLTGKGRNLTKSECGSSKPVMAVKRKDSSNDSAASDGSSEDDDDDEAHLPILSLRQKSRITKSSDEAIRLPGKNGVLKVTASKKKLDKPHKGKSSETVKESRKEKNHQKPKEESPRGRGSSRLKTSSSQKTPPILAGKQKRGRATEKQLLREKIKHMLIEAGWTIDYRPRKDRDYLDSVYINPSGTGFWSITKAYDALQKQSVEEDDVKIKPGGNSDGFTPLPNELINKLTRQTRKKIEKKMKNSSDDDNEDGDDEKKEISDSIQRRKNRKIGRCTLLARSSDEHRTSESDNYIPYRGKRTVLLWLVDSGTVKLSEKVTYMNRRHTKVMLEGWIAKDGIHCSCCSKILSVTKFEIHAGNKLRQPFQNIFLESGSSLLQCQIDAWNRQDESKRKGFHTVHTDSDDPNDDTCGLCGDGGDLICCDGCPSTFHQNCLGLKMLPDGDWHCLNCTCKFCGILSENIPEADSTSALLRCNLCEKRYHESCSEGITDSTMSFCGKDCKRIFDRMEKLLGVKHELEERFSWSLIRRSDLLDIDERNSGYSNKVESNSKLAVALSVMDECFLPIVDRRSGFNMIHNVLYNCGSNFSRLNYSGFYTVILEKGDEIIAAASIRIHGTQLAEMPFIGTRHLYRRQGMCRRLLGAIESVLRSVKVNRLVIPAISEHMHTWKVAFGFSRLNNPQKQEMKLLNMLVFPGIDMLQKPLLENTSNIEVGQEIPECDDDEINDKASTEDSIMQDAVIPSSDNLGLSDTTESRSEEAKAVLVESTSCPSEAPVPISDTVATHTKENGTEKLETAGAEIFATEIESPEDSILQEAVIPSSDNLGLSDTTESPRQVTVNEEAKAVLAESISCPSEAPIPVSETVATHTKENGTKKLETAGAEIFATEIESPEESILQEAVVPSSDNLGLSDITESPRQVTVNEEAKAVLVEAISCPSEAPVPVSESVATHMKENSTEKLETAGDEIFATVIESPEDSIMQEAVIPSSENLGLSDATESPSQVTANEKAKAVLVESISSPSEAPIPVSETLATHTKENGTEKLETAGDEIFAPEIESPEDSIMQEASSDNLGLSDTTELRSQVTVNEKAKAVLVESISCPSEAPVPVSETGATHTKENGTEKLETAGDEIFATEIRIPEDSIMQDAVIPSSDNLGLSDTTELRSQVTVNEEEVVLVESISCPSEAPVPVSETVAAHTKENGAEKHETGGDENFATENESQRVIDVASSDTKLVPVDSDDTRENVLVEDSSTSGNGNQVSIQDTIGVSVSPHHKTEENSSDCISELNQTVACKLPLINGVVSTGGEIKDHELSSKETMEKLSLDCISNEVDSTIEMTNTSSAPSGTMSSN
- the LOC124922650 gene encoding uncharacterized protein LOC124922650 isoform X1, with the translated sequence MDEGMRSSGGSVKKKKMNSKKGGSSNLSRSAKKSYTRKEKKPRVVSSDSESSQEELASSTPGKFRNNVTDDSDSGQNCEAVSDRKRRLDVFEFDEYDVSDVKKMRKEKNLQNSFKLTGKGRNLTKSECGSSKPVMAVKRKDSSNDSAASDGSSEDDDDDEAHLPILSLRQKSRITKSSDEAIRLPGKNGVLKVTASKKKLDKPHKGKSSETVKESRKEKNHQKPKEESPRGRGSSRLKTSSSQKTPPILAGKQKRGRATEKQLLREKIKHMLIEAGWTIDYRPRKDRDYLDSVYINPSGTGFWSITKAYDALQKQSVEEDDVKIKPGGNSDGFTPLPNELINKLTRQTRKKIEKKMKNSSDDDNEDGDDEKKEISDSIQRRKNRKIGRCTLLARSSDEHRTSESDNYIPYRGKRTVLLWLVDSGTVKLSEKVTYMNRRHTKVMLEGWIAKDGIHCSCCSKILSVTKFEIHAGNKLRQPFQNIFLESGSSLLQCQIDAWNRQDESKRKGFHTVHTDSDDPNDDTCGLCGDGGDLICCDGCPSTFHQNCLGLKMLPDGDWHCLNCTCKFCGILSENIPEADSTSALLRCNLCEKRYHESCSEGITDSTMSFCGKDCKRIFDRMEKLLGVKHELEERFSWSLIRRSDLLDIDERNSGYSNKVESNSKLAVALSVMDECFLPIVDRRSGFNMIHNVLYNCGSNFSRLNYSGFYTVILEKGDEIIAAASIRIHGTQLAEMPFIGTRHLYRRQGMCRRLLGAIESVLRSVKVNRLVIPAISEHMHTWKVAFGFSRLNNPQKQEMKLLNMLVFPGIDMLQKPLLENTSNIEDSSVGQEIPECDDDEINDKASTEDSIMQDAVIPSSDNLGLSDTTESRSEEAKAVLVESTSCPSEAPVPISDTVATHTKENGTEKLETAGAEIFATEIESPEDSILQEAVIPSSDNLGLSDTTESPRQVTVNEEAKAVLAESISCPSEAPIPVSETVATHTKENGTKKLETAGAEIFATEIESPEESILQEAVVPSSDNLGLSDITESPRQVTVNEEAKAVLVEAISCPSEAPVPVSESVATHMKENSTEKLETAGDEIFATVIESPEDSIMQEAVIPSSENLGLSDATESPSQVTANEKAKAVLVESISSPSEAPIPVSETLATHTKENGTEKLETAGDEIFAPEIESPEDSIMQEASSDNLGLSDTTELRSQVTVNEKAKAVLVESISCPSEAPVPVSETGATHTKENGTEKLETAGDEIFATEIRIPEDSIMQDAVIPSSDNLGLSDTTELRSQVTVNEEEVVLVESISCPSEAPVPVSETVAAHTKENGAEKHETGGDENFATENESQRVIDVASSDTKLVPVDSDDTRENVLVEDSSTSGNGNQVSIQDTIGVSVSPHHKTEENSSDCISELNQTVACKLPLINGVVSTGGEIKDHELSSKETMEKLSLDCISNEVDSTIEMTNTSSAPSGTMSSN
- the LOC124922651 gene encoding protein OBERON 2-like isoform X2 translates to MHLQSLDVLTAITSLPISSSENKELFTDLEHFKEDSKFGMEIDNPNHIDENMVKNELNLYPVSANNSGQGLPYAPVDWPESGDVWAWKVGKRISGSGYFLDRYLYIPKRLKSSSSKKRSFASKLSVKEFIMERFPDANVDTFFSSFSWKIPSHNWSATKDEEEISFVSISSDEMPEQSDPDSQSVILRCKAGNKMCISLVEKTSPSAEVMICHLCCSEPSFCTDCCCILCSRTIKTINGDLSYIRCEAAASENYICGHIAHVNCALQSFMAGTVGGIIGLDAEYYCRRCDARTDLVPHVRKLIKACQSNSSKDDVERSLNMCTGILRGSKRTEAKKLLSSVEVVTRKLKNGAQLEEVWKVEDTATSVAGDISDNGRDTMDIANIEEMEDFSTDVDDKFVSGEIEHHIDSGKLEEEIDQVLQELRKSQENEYRIAEERLHAQKSYLLYLNEQLSLEKSRLPTCTLSTERVSLLEAVKSRIDQIRWQTMKLKNMQGVSKGFGRVSNDVLNGYFGFETDK
- the LOC124922651 gene encoding protein OBERON 2-like isoform X1; translated protein: MHLQSLDVLTAITSLPISSSENKELFTDLEHFKEDSKFGMEIDNPNHIDENMVKNELNLYPVSANNSGQGLPYAPVDWPESGDVWAWKVGKRISGSGYFLDRYLYIPKRLKSSSSKKRSFASKLSVKEFIMERFPDANVDTFFSSFSWKIPSHNWSATKEDEEEISFVSISSDEMPEQSDPDSQSVILRCKAGNKMCISLVEKTSPSAEVMICHLCCSEPSFCTDCCCILCSRTIKTINGDLSYIRCEAAASENYICGHIAHVNCALQSFMAGTVGGIIGLDAEYYCRRCDARTDLVPHVRKLIKACQSNSSKDDVERSLNMCTGILRGSKRTEAKKLLSSVEVVTRKLKNGAQLEEVWKVEDTATSVAGDISDNGRDTMDIANIEEMEDFSTDVDDKFVSGEIEHHIDSGKLEEEIDQVLQELRKSQENEYRIAEERLHAQKSYLLYLNEQLSLEKSRLPTCTLSTERVSLLEAVKSRIDQIRWQTMKLKNMQGVSKGFGRVSNDVLNGYFGFETDK